A genomic segment from Tachysurus fulvidraco isolate hzauxx_2018 chromosome 21, HZAU_PFXX_2.0, whole genome shotgun sequence encodes:
- the LOC113646888 gene encoding multidrug and toxin extrusion protein 1 translates to MIMKRRGEAQLNGVSDAGASDAPSSSSSVCGCGGCARKLRSCIPVSYKEETIELLKLVGPVFISQMLIFMISFVSTVFCGHLGKTELAGVALAIAVINVTGLSVGVGLSSACDTLISQTFGSNNLKRVGVILQRGILILLLACFPCWAVLINTESIMLAVRQSPTVASLSQLYVKIYMPALPAAFMFQLQAKYLQNQGIIWPQVITGAAGNILNALINYIFLHLLNLGIAGSAMANSISQFALAVFLYVYIRWKGLHKATWDGWSRDCLQEWGPFFRLALPSMLMLCVEWWTYEIGGFLAGLISEVELGAQSIVYEVATIAYMFPLGFGVAASVRVGNALGAGNTQQAKLSSKMSLICGLMVSCVVGAALTGSKDIIAYIFTTDTEIVERVSGIMVMYGGFHLFDAVAGITGGIVRGAGKQLLGAGCMLVGYYFVGFPIGVSLMFVLKMGIVGLWTGLFVCIFLQSIFFLIIIYKLDWKRATEEALKRAGVQTAEAKPEAYALENVCVDEDVRRMEAQPREGEQTDVEAKEENNEERSVENGVAVTVGDVLTTKQLVVRRGLAILLMILILAAGITLNEILTGLLR, encoded by the exons ATGATCATGAAGAGACGAGGTGAAGCTCAACTGAATGGAGTTTCAGATGCTGGAGCTTCTGATGCTCCATCAAGCTCCAGCtctgtgtgtggatgtggaggATGTGCGAGGAAACTGCGGAGCTGCATCCCTGTCAGTTACAAAGAGGAAACCATAGAGTTACTGAAATTAGTCGGACCTGTG TTTATTTCCCAGATGTTGATCTTCATGATCAGCTTCGTCAGCACTGTGTTTTGTGGGCACTTGGGGAAAACGGAGTTAGCCGGTGTTGCTCTGGCTATAGCT GTCATTAATGTCACAGGCCTGAGTGTTGGTGTAGGTTTGTCGTCCGCGTGCGACACACTTATCTCTCAG ACATTTGGCAGTAATAACCTCAAGCGTGTTGGGGTGATCCTACAAAGAGGGATCCTCATCCTCCTGCTGGCCTGCTTCCCCTGCTGGGCCGTCCTGATCAACACCGAATCCATCATGCTGGCTGTCAGACAGAGCCCCACGGTGGCCAG TCTCTCACAGCTGTATGTAAAGATATACATGCCCGCTCTCCCT GCTGCTTTTATGTTCCAGTTGCAAGCCAAATATTTACAGAATCAG GGTATAATATGGCCTCAGGTGATCACAGGGGCTGCTGGAAACATCCTGAACGCTTTGATAAACTATATCTTTCTTCATTTGCTTAATCTGGGTATAGC AGGTTCTGCCATGGCTAATTCCATTTCTCAGTTCGCCTTAGCTGTGTTTCTTTACGTCTACATTCGCTGGAAAGGGCTGCACAAGGCCACGTGGGACG GCTGGTCTCGGGACTGCCTGCAGGAGTGGGGTCCCTTCTTTCGTCTTGCTTTACCTAGCATGCTAATGCTGTGTGTTGAGTGGTGGACTTATGAGATTGGAGGATTCCTGGCAG GTCTGATCAGCGAGGTTGAGTTAGGAGCGCAGTCTATTGTGTACGAGGTGGCCACTATTGCGTACATG TTTCCTCTCGGCTTCGGTGTGGCAGCCAGCGTGAGAGTTGGAAATGCTCTCGGAGCAGGAAACACACAACAGGCGAAACTTTCCAGCAAAATGTCACTGATCTGTGGAC TCATGGTCTCGTGTGTTGTTGGTGCTGCATTAACTGGAAGCAAGGATATTATTGCGTACATCTTTACCACTGACAC GGAAATTGTGGAGAGAGTTTCAGGAATCATGGTGATGTACGGAGGTTTCCATCTGTTTGACGCGGTTGCA GGGATTACAGGTGGTATTGTGAGAGGTGCAGGAAAGCAGCTGCTCGGTGCTGGTTGTATGCTAGTGGGTTATTATTTTGTTGGATTCCCGATCGGAGTGTCGCTCATGTTCGTGCTTAAAATGGGAATAGTGG GTCTGTGGACTGGTTTGTTCGTGTGTATCTTCTTGCAgtctattttctttcttattataatttataaactTGACTGGAAACGTGCCACTGAAGAG GCCCTGAAAAGAGCAGGAGTACAAACAGCTGAAGCCAAACCTGAAGCCTACGCTTTAGAAAACGTGTGTGTAGATGAAG ATGTACGACGTATGGAAGCCCAACCCAGGGAAGGAGAGCAGACTGATGTGGAGGCTAAAGAGGAAAACAATGAAGAAAGATCTGTAGAGAACGGAGTGGCGGTCACAGTGGGTGATGTTCTGACCACCAAGCAGCTGGTTGTTCGTCGGGGGTTGGCTATTTTACTGATGATACTCATACTCGCCGCTGGGATCACGCTAAACGAGATTCTCACAGGCCTCCTGAGATGA